A genomic window from Astatotilapia calliptera chromosome 12, fAstCal1.2, whole genome shotgun sequence includes:
- the sftpbb gene encoding surfactant protein Bb isoform X2 has translation MSASGFVLVILAVSLWPGDSRFITDPLSFIKQKSLTLDICPECSQIIQLSANMIFSSDTKGVVYESLHALCRRLPEEQVPECDLQVKTYLPKILHQTPDHVKPGELCAAFGLCAPHEKEKVQKLSHHAAGTDTLATGTKTDDELNPVCTLCLFIIKKLESLLPKNMTEDAIKKVMGEVCDLIPKHYKDQCDDFINKYGVEIVEFLLSSAAPHTICSLLHLCLFNEQPVPEVFLPSDCESCRILAALSRLHQGLNATEAQTYAFLESVCDIHPTAIPKCEAFTSIYGSRLQKVLGNQMGYPHACERADLCVASKQLEPLGKNRCTWGPSYWCKDAETAQECGNQAYCEKYMWKKNE, from the exons ATGTCTGCATCTGGATTTGTTCTCGTGATCCTCGCGGTGTCCCTGTGGCCCG GAGACTCCAGGTTTATTACTGACCCTTTGTCATTCATAAAGCAGAAATCTCTG ACGTTGGATATCTGTCCAGAATGCAGCCAGATCATCCAGCTATCGGCCAACATGATTTTCAGCAGCGATACCAAG GGAGTCGTATATGAAAGCTTGCACGCTTTGTGCCGCCGCCTCCCTGAAGAGCAGGTGCCAGAGTGTGATTTACAGGTGAAGACTTACCTGCCCAAAATCCTGCATCAAACCCCTGATCACGTG aAACCAGGAGAGCTTTGTGCAGCTTTTGGACTTTGTGCTCCTCACGAGAAAGAGAAAGTGCAGAAACTCTCCCACCATGCAGCTGGCACAGATACACTGGCCACAGGAACAAAGACAGAT GACGAGCTCAACCCAGTTTGCACCCTGTGTTTGTTTATCATCAAGAAGCTGGAGAGTCTGCTGCCCAAAAACATGACTGAG GATGCTATAAAGAAGGTCATGGGGGAGGTCTGCGATCTTATACCCAAGCACTATAAGGACCAGTGTGATGATTTCATCAATAAATATGGCGTCGAGATTGTCGAATTCCTTTTGTCTTCTGCTGCACCTCACACGATATGCAGTCTTCTGCACCTCTGTCTGTTCAATGAGCAGCCGGTTCCAG AGGTGTTCCTCCCATCAGACTGTGAGTCATGCCGCATACTGGCTGCGCTGAGCCGACTACACCAGGGCCTCAACGCCACTGAAGCTCAAACTTATGCTTTCCTGGAGTCTGTGTGTGACATCCACCCTACCGCCATCCCTAAG TGTGAAGCCTTCACCAGTATCTACGGCTCACGGCTGCAGAAGGTCTTGGGAAACCAGATGGGATATCCTCATGCATGTGAA AGAGCTGATCTGTGTGTGGCCTCGAAGCAGCTGGAACCGCTGGGAAAGAATCGTTGTACCTGGGGACCAAGCTACTGGTGCAAAGATGCTGAAACTGCTCAGGAGTGTGGT AATCAAGCCTACTGTGAGAAATACATGTGGAAGAAGAATGAGTGA
- the usp39 gene encoding ubiquitin carboxyl-terminal hydrolase 39 has protein sequence MVSLKREREVDLDDDDNEDGVAAKVGRGHAVEDRRSRHCPYLDTINRSVLDFDFEKLCSISLSHINVYACLICGKYFQGRGLKSHAYTHSVQFTHHVFLNLHTLKFYCLPDNYEIIDSSLEDITYVLKPTFTKQHIAGLDKQGKLYRAYDGTTYLPGIVGLNNIKANDYANVVLQAFSNVPPLRNYFLEEENYRGIRRPPGDIMFLLVQRFGELMRKLWNPRNFKAHVSPHEMLQAVVLCSKKNFQITKQGDAVDFMTWFLNALHGALGGTKKKPSIITKAFQGYMRIFSKKLPHPDLPPEEKEALLTTDEYQEQMSESSFLFLTLDLPTAPLYKDEKEQLIIPQVPLFNILAKFNGSTEKEYKTYKENFLKRFQLTKLPPYLIFCIKRFTKNNFFVEKNPTIVNFPITNVDLREYLTEEAQATEKNTTYDLIANVVHDGKPTEGAYRIHVLHHGTGKWYEMQDLQVTDILPQMITLSEAYIQIWKRQESNDGRNNHMGI, from the exons ATGGTTTCTTTGAAGCGTGAAAGAGAGGTGGATTTagatgatgatgacaatgaaGACGGAG TGGCAGCCAAAGTGGGACGAGGACATGCAGTAGAAGACCGAAGAAGCCGCCACTGTCCTTACCTTGACACCATAAACAG GAGTGTGCTGGACTTCGACTTTGAGAAACtctgctccatctctctctcccacatCAATGTCTACGCCTGCCTTATATGTGGGAAATACTTTCAAG gaAGAGGTCTGAAGTCTCACGCGTACACTCACAGCGTACAGTTTACCCATCATGTGTTCCTCAATCTGCATACACTCAAGTTTTACTGTCTGCCAGATAACTATGAGATCATTGATTCATCACTAGAAGATATCACA TACGTGCTGAAGCCAACTTTCACCAAGCAGCACATTGCGGGGCTGGACAAGCAGGGTAAACTGTACAGAGCCTATGACGGTACCACCTACTTACCGGGCATTGTAGGGCTCAACAACATCAAAGCCAATGACTATGCCAATGTGGTGTTACAG GCTTTTTCTAATGTTCCACCTTTGCGAAATTACTTCCTGGAGGAGGAAAACTACAGAGGAATCCGCAGGCCCCCGGGAGACATCATGTTTCTCTTGGTGCAGAGGTTTGGTGAGCTGATGCGCAAACTTTGGAATCCAAGAAACTTTAAGGCCCATGTGTCGCCCCACGAGATGTTGCAGGCTGTAGTGTTGTGCAGCAAGAAGAACTTCCAGATTACAAAGCAAG GTGATGCTGTGGACTTCATGACGTGGTTCTTAAATGCCCTGCATGGTGCTCTCGGAGgcacaaagaagaagccat CAATCATTACAAAAGCATTTCAAGGCTACATGCGGATCTTCTCCAAAAAACTCCCACACCCAGATTTG CCGCCAGAGGAAAAAGAGGCTCTGCTTACAACAGATGAGTATCAGGAGCAGATGTCTGAGTCTTCCTTTCTGTTTCTGACCCTTGACCTCCCAACTGCTCCACTGTACAAGGATGAAAAAGAGCAGCTTATAATCCCTCAGGTCCCTCTCTTTAACATCCTGGCCAAGTTCAATGGCAGCACAGAGAAG GAATACAAAACCTACAAAGAGAATTTTCTCAAAAGGTTCCAGTTGACCAAACTGCCTCCGTACCTCATCTTTTGCATCAAAAGATTCACCAAGAACAACTTCTTTGTGGAAAAGAACCCCACAATTGTCAACTTCCCTATAAC AAATGTAGACCTTCGTGAATACTTGACAGAAGAAGCTCAAGCCACCGAGAAGAACACGACGTATGACCTCATTGCAAATGTAGTGCATGATGGGAAACCCACTGAGGGAGCGTACAGAATACATGTTCTGCATCAT GGAACTGGAAAGTGGTACGAGATGCAGGACCTGCAGGTGACTGACATCCTCCCTCAGATGATCACACTTTCAGAGGCTTACATCCAG ATCTGGAAGAGGCAAGAAAGCAATGATGGAAGAAACAACCACATGGGGATTTAA
- the sftpbb gene encoding surfactant protein Bb isoform X1 — protein MSASGFVLVILAVSLWPGDSRFITDPLSFIKQKSLQTLDICPECSQIIQLSANMIFSSDTKGVVYESLHALCRRLPEEQVPECDLQVKTYLPKILHQTPDHVKPGELCAAFGLCAPHEKEKVQKLSHHAAGTDTLATGTKTDDELNPVCTLCLFIIKKLESLLPKNMTEDAIKKVMGEVCDLIPKHYKDQCDDFINKYGVEIVEFLLSSAAPHTICSLLHLCLFNEQPVPEVFLPSDCESCRILAALSRLHQGLNATEAQTYAFLESVCDIHPTAIPKCEAFTSIYGSRLQKVLGNQMGYPHACERADLCVASKQLEPLGKNRCTWGPSYWCKDAETAQECGNQAYCEKYMWKKNE, from the exons ATGTCTGCATCTGGATTTGTTCTCGTGATCCTCGCGGTGTCCCTGTGGCCCG GAGACTCCAGGTTTATTACTGACCCTTTGTCATTCATAAAGCAGAAATCTCTG CAGACGTTGGATATCTGTCCAGAATGCAGCCAGATCATCCAGCTATCGGCCAACATGATTTTCAGCAGCGATACCAAG GGAGTCGTATATGAAAGCTTGCACGCTTTGTGCCGCCGCCTCCCTGAAGAGCAGGTGCCAGAGTGTGATTTACAGGTGAAGACTTACCTGCCCAAAATCCTGCATCAAACCCCTGATCACGTG aAACCAGGAGAGCTTTGTGCAGCTTTTGGACTTTGTGCTCCTCACGAGAAAGAGAAAGTGCAGAAACTCTCCCACCATGCAGCTGGCACAGATACACTGGCCACAGGAACAAAGACAGAT GACGAGCTCAACCCAGTTTGCACCCTGTGTTTGTTTATCATCAAGAAGCTGGAGAGTCTGCTGCCCAAAAACATGACTGAG GATGCTATAAAGAAGGTCATGGGGGAGGTCTGCGATCTTATACCCAAGCACTATAAGGACCAGTGTGATGATTTCATCAATAAATATGGCGTCGAGATTGTCGAATTCCTTTTGTCTTCTGCTGCACCTCACACGATATGCAGTCTTCTGCACCTCTGTCTGTTCAATGAGCAGCCGGTTCCAG AGGTGTTCCTCCCATCAGACTGTGAGTCATGCCGCATACTGGCTGCGCTGAGCCGACTACACCAGGGCCTCAACGCCACTGAAGCTCAAACTTATGCTTTCCTGGAGTCTGTGTGTGACATCCACCCTACCGCCATCCCTAAG TGTGAAGCCTTCACCAGTATCTACGGCTCACGGCTGCAGAAGGTCTTGGGAAACCAGATGGGATATCCTCATGCATGTGAA AGAGCTGATCTGTGTGTGGCCTCGAAGCAGCTGGAACCGCTGGGAAAGAATCGTTGTACCTGGGGACCAAGCTACTGGTGCAAAGATGCTGAAACTGCTCAGGAGTGTGGT AATCAAGCCTACTGTGAGAAATACATGTGGAAGAAGAATGAGTGA